The sequence CCAATATTATGCAAAAGAAATGAAGATGGCAATAGCGACTCTAAAAAACCTCCATagaaatgaaggtattgttttcggtgcgTCTGTCTGCTAGTGACCCCAGCAAACAAGAAAATGTAAACCTACCCAGATTTCAAAGAAATAAGATGTTCATATGAGATATGAACGACCGGTGGTTCAATAGCTCTGGCTCACTATTACTAGTAATTGAGTCAATGTAGATGCTCGCAATTTCAAAACTCGTCAAAAAGTTAACTTTTTATGGAGTGCCATTTTGCTACTTTCACTGTGTTCCTATTCTGATTATGACTGAATAGCTGAAATCGTTGTTAAGCCCTGCGGAAATGCCAAATGTCAACGAACTTGAAGGGACCGCGGAGTGATACCGTCACTCTGAAAAGTAAACGCGTCCGAAACACGATCAATTTACGGTGACGTGGCTTGGCGACTGGAAACAGCAAATATTTGCCAAGTTCATTCAGGCTAACGTACGTTAGACACTGTTAGCAAATCGGAGAGActgagactcgggagctataataggtttggacacCAGGCTAAGACACTGTACTGGTAAGAGTTGTTCAGGCTGACCGGTGAGAGTTATTCAGGCTAAAGTTAGACAACGGTGAATATGAGTAGATACGATTCCATTGTGAATCTAAACGTCGGCGGTCACTTCTACACCACCGCCCGTTCCACCCTGACCCGCTACCCAGACTCCATGTTGGGCGCCATGTTTGGTGAGGACTTTGAGTTTGACACCATGCAGTCAGTGCAGGACGACCAGGGACGGTACTTCATAGACCGGAACGGCAGGCTGTTCGAACATGTCCTCAACTTCCTCCGTACACACCAGCTGGTCCTTCCTGAAGACTTCAAGGAACTGCCTCTGCTCGAGATTGAAGCTGACTTCTACCAGATCCAGCCGCTCATCGAAGCACTCAGGAGTTACAAGGCTCCTTTTGAAACCAGCCCGGCGTACGCGTGTGAAGTTGTATTTCTTAGTAGAACATTGGTTGGGTTCCCACACCAAGACCGGGGCGGCTCACTAATGGTCAGTGCTAGTAGCAAGGAAGTTGAGGATATGGTGCACGGTTTCGGAATGGGGAGACTCGTAACTGAAGGGCACATGGCAGTCCTGCTCGGAAGGCTCCAGGATAGAGGTTTTACTGTACAGAGTCATGCTACTAGTGTTGTTGCAAACGTACACGGAGGCAATAACAATGTAGAAAACAAATGGGTCTTAGTACGGAAAACTGTCAGGAGTTCTTCAGCTAGCAAAGCCTCTGTTGGtgatcaatgatgatgatgatgtcgtAACATAACCACCGCTGTTCCTGGGGTTTAGGCTTTCCGCAGAGGGTTGGGCCGCTATAGCGCGATTTAATCAGGCTAGTAAACCTTGATATGCCTATGACCATGTTGTAGTACTATACTAGTAAACTATGTTGTAGTAGATGCTATGACCAATATCATCACAGATTGCATTGTTACGCAGACTTACGATATAAAGATACAGCTGTCTCAATACATAAATCTTGTTTGTACATACTCTTTTGTTCATGTAATATGTTTTGCGAAACTCACATGTTCGTTTTTTGCTATGTCCAAGCACGAATAAGTAATGAATTGATCGTTATTTTTATTGTCTAAGATAATCAGTTATTTCTATTGTCTCAGGCAAGTCTTTG comes from Branchiostoma lanceolatum isolate klBraLanc5 chromosome 2, klBraLanc5.hap2, whole genome shotgun sequence and encodes:
- the LOC136426962 gene encoding BTB/POZ domain-containing protein KCTD21-like, whose product is MSRYDSIVNLNVGGHFYTTARSTLTRYPDSMLGAMFGEDFEFDTMQSVQDDQGRYFIDRNGRLFEHVLNFLRTHQLVLPEDFKELPLLEIEADFYQIQPLIEALRSYKAPFETSPAYACEVVFLSRTLVGFPHQDRGGSLMVSASSKEVEDMVHGFGMGRLVTEGHMAVLLGRLQDRGFTVQSHATSVVANVHGGNNNVENKWVLVRKTVRSSSASKASVGDQ